In Musa acuminata AAA Group cultivar baxijiao chromosome BXJ2-8, Cavendish_Baxijiao_AAA, whole genome shotgun sequence, one genomic interval encodes:
- the LOC135619408 gene encoding BRAP2 RING ZnF UBP domain-containing protein 1-like isoform X2 has protein sequence MFSVRIHSLDAPHTEEGCSRSTAAVAPLHPSPELLDDAVGDLHEEAGTSWNPNPNPRIQLLRGIVHLYRSLSPPSTSSSSSSSSTNPQASSESLLPAVRGTLLLILAVPSRLSPEDLLRFCGSYVERSSAIRVIRNDGIEDRYSVLVEFDDQKSADGFYLDVNGWRFSTEGEVCHILFIDSVEFTESTKIAGTPPVGSSELPTCPVCIERLDQDISGIIATTCDHSFQCSCISKWVNSSCSVCQFCQKHSEKPTCSICGTPQNLWICVICGFVGCGRYKEGHAIRHWKDTQHCYSLDLETQRVWDYVGDRYVHRLNQSRSDDKLAKLKSNSRYVGENCINCECSDDLGSSGAILNSKVDVIVDEYNHLLAGQLESQRQEKENREKYISDAVEKAVSLKLQDIQLKIGNVMREKKALSDINENLMKNQNIWHEKIKEVEERERTTLKIKDDKIRDLEDEIRDFMVFIEAQKTLNAVDTDNIQGGTLLPVPLPQSSSAKTKKSSKINRKRN, from the exons ATGTTCAGCGTCAGAATCCACTCTCTCGACGCCCCTCACACCGAAGAAGGCTGCAGCCGCAGCACCGCCGCCGTCGCCCCGCTTCACCCGTCACCGGAGCTCCTCGATGACGCCGTCGGGGATCTCCACGAAGAAGCGGGCACCAGCtggaaccctaaccctaaccctagaatcCAGCTCCTCCGCGGCATCGTCCATCTCTACCGCAGCCTCTCGCCGCCCTCAACCTCTtcatcgtcgtcctcctcctccaccaaccCCCAGGCTTCTTCCGAGTCCCTTCTCCCG GCTGTACGTGGCACGCTTCTCCTGATTCTAGCAGTTCCAAGCCGTCTCTCCCCGGAGGATCTCCTTCGCTTTTGTGGCTCCTACGTCGAACGTTCCTCCGCCATCCGGGTCATCAG GAATGATGGGATTGAAGATCGATACAGTGTGCTGGTTGAGTTTGATGATCAGAAAAGTGCTGACGGATTCTATCTTGATGTTAATGGATGGCGTTTCTCCACGGAG GGAGAAGTTTGTCACATTCTCTTTATAGATTCTGTGGAGTTCACCGAGTCCACAAAGATTGCAGGAACTCCCCCAGTTGGTTCCTCTGAGTTGCCTACATGCCCTGTCTGCATTG AGAGATTGGACCAAGACATCAGTGGGATTATTGCAACAACTTGTGACCACTCATTTCAATGCTCATGCATTTCAAAGTGGGTTAATTCTTCTTGCTCT GTGTGCCAATTTTGTCAGAAACATTCTGAAAAACCGACATGCTCAATTTGTGGGACACCACAAAATCTCTGGATCTGTGTGATCTGTGGTTTTGTTGGATGCGGAAG ATACAAAGAAGGTCATGCTATCAGGCACTGGAAAGATACTCAACATTGCTATTCTCTTGATTTGGAAACACAACGGGTTTGGGACTATGTTGGTGATAGATATGTCCATCGACTAAATCAATCTAGAAGTGATGATAAGCTGGCCAAGTTAAAGTCCAATAGCAGATATGTCGGTGAAAACTGCATCAATTGCGAATGCAGTGATGACCTTGGAAGTAGTGGAGCTATATTGAACAGTAAAGTTGATGTG ATTGTGGATGAATACAACCATCTACTTGCAGGTCAACTTGAAAGCCAGAGACAG gaaaaagaaaataggGAGAAGTACATTTCTGATGCTGTGGAAAAGGCTGTAAGTTTGAAGCTGCAAGATATCCAACTTAAAATTGGAAATGTTATGAGGGAGAAGAAAGCACTTTCTGAT ATCAATGAGAATCTTATGAAGAACCAGAATATTTGGCATGAAAAAATCAAGGAAGTTGAAGAAAG GGAGAGAACAACACTAAAGATAAAGGATGACAAGATCCGTGATCTGGAAGACGAG ATAAGAGATTTTATGGTTTTCATTGAGGCCCAAAAGACACTTAATGCTGTTGACACAGACAATATCCAAGGGGGTACATTGCTGCCCGTTCCTTTGCCGCAGTCATCTTCAGCTAAAACCAAAAAGTCATCAAAGATCAATAGAAAGAGGAATTAG
- the LOC135619408 gene encoding BRAP2 RING ZnF UBP domain-containing protein 1-like isoform X3: protein MFSVRIHSLDAPHTEEGCSRSTAAVAPLHPSPELLDDAVGDLHEEAGTSWNPNPNPRIQLLRGIVHLYRSLSPPSTSSSSSSSSTNPQASSESLLPAVRGTLLLILAVPSRLSPEDLLRFCGSYVERSSAIRVIRNDGIEDRYSVLVEFDDQKSADGFYLDVNGWRFSTEGEVCHILFIDSVEFTESTKIAGTPPVGSSELPTCPVCIERLDQDISGIIATTCDHSFQCSCISKWVNSSCSVCQFCQKHSEKPTCSICGTPQNLWICVICGFVGCGRYKEGHAIRHWKDTQHCYSLDLETQRVWDYVGDRYVHRLNQSRSDDKLAKLKSNSRYVGENCINCECSDDLGSSGAILNSKVDVIVDEYNHLLAGQLESQRQINENLMKNQNIWHEKIKEVEERERTTLKIKDDKIRDLEDEIRDFMVFIEAQKTLNAVDTDNIQGGTLLPVPLPQSSSAKTKKSSKINRKRN from the exons ATGTTCAGCGTCAGAATCCACTCTCTCGACGCCCCTCACACCGAAGAAGGCTGCAGCCGCAGCACCGCCGCCGTCGCCCCGCTTCACCCGTCACCGGAGCTCCTCGATGACGCCGTCGGGGATCTCCACGAAGAAGCGGGCACCAGCtggaaccctaaccctaaccctagaatcCAGCTCCTCCGCGGCATCGTCCATCTCTACCGCAGCCTCTCGCCGCCCTCAACCTCTtcatcgtcgtcctcctcctccaccaaccCCCAGGCTTCTTCCGAGTCCCTTCTCCCG GCTGTACGTGGCACGCTTCTCCTGATTCTAGCAGTTCCAAGCCGTCTCTCCCCGGAGGATCTCCTTCGCTTTTGTGGCTCCTACGTCGAACGTTCCTCCGCCATCCGGGTCATCAG GAATGATGGGATTGAAGATCGATACAGTGTGCTGGTTGAGTTTGATGATCAGAAAAGTGCTGACGGATTCTATCTTGATGTTAATGGATGGCGTTTCTCCACGGAG GGAGAAGTTTGTCACATTCTCTTTATAGATTCTGTGGAGTTCACCGAGTCCACAAAGATTGCAGGAACTCCCCCAGTTGGTTCCTCTGAGTTGCCTACATGCCCTGTCTGCATTG AGAGATTGGACCAAGACATCAGTGGGATTATTGCAACAACTTGTGACCACTCATTTCAATGCTCATGCATTTCAAAGTGGGTTAATTCTTCTTGCTCT GTGTGCCAATTTTGTCAGAAACATTCTGAAAAACCGACATGCTCAATTTGTGGGACACCACAAAATCTCTGGATCTGTGTGATCTGTGGTTTTGTTGGATGCGGAAG ATACAAAGAAGGTCATGCTATCAGGCACTGGAAAGATACTCAACATTGCTATTCTCTTGATTTGGAAACACAACGGGTTTGGGACTATGTTGGTGATAGATATGTCCATCGACTAAATCAATCTAGAAGTGATGATAAGCTGGCCAAGTTAAAGTCCAATAGCAGATATGTCGGTGAAAACTGCATCAATTGCGAATGCAGTGATGACCTTGGAAGTAGTGGAGCTATATTGAACAGTAAAGTTGATGTG ATTGTGGATGAATACAACCATCTACTTGCAGGTCAACTTGAAAGCCAGAGACAG ATCAATGAGAATCTTATGAAGAACCAGAATATTTGGCATGAAAAAATCAAGGAAGTTGAAGAAAG GGAGAGAACAACACTAAAGATAAAGGATGACAAGATCCGTGATCTGGAAGACGAG ATAAGAGATTTTATGGTTTTCATTGAGGCCCAAAAGACACTTAATGCTGTTGACACAGACAATATCCAAGGGGGTACATTGCTGCCCGTTCCTTTGCCGCAGTCATCTTCAGCTAAAACCAAAAAGTCATCAAAGATCAATAGAAAGAGGAATTAG
- the LOC135619408 gene encoding BRAP2 RING ZnF UBP domain-containing protein 1-like isoform X1, with product MFSVRIHSLDAPHTEEGCSRSTAAVAPLHPSPELLDDAVGDLHEEAGTSWNPNPNPRIQLLRGIVHLYRSLSPPSTSSSSSSSSTNPQASSESLLPAVRGTLLLILAVPSRLSPEDLLRFCGSYVERSSAIRVIRNDGIEDRYSVLVEFDDQKSADGFYLDVNGWRFSTEGEVCHILFIDSVEFTESTKIAGTPPVGSSELPTCPVCIERLDQDISGIIATTCDHSFQCSCISKWVNSSCSVCQFCQKHSEKPTCSICGTPQNLWICVICGFVGCGRYKEGHAIRHWKDTQHCYSLDLETQRVWDYVGDRYVHRLNQSRSDDKLAKLKSNSRYVGENCINCECSDDLGSSGAILNSKVDVIVDEYNHLLAGQLESQRQYYETLLQKEKENREKYISDAVEKAVSLKLQDIQLKIGNVMREKKALSDINENLMKNQNIWHEKIKEVEERERTTLKIKDDKIRDLEDEIRDFMVFIEAQKTLNAVDTDNIQGGTLLPVPLPQSSSAKTKKSSKINRKRN from the exons ATGTTCAGCGTCAGAATCCACTCTCTCGACGCCCCTCACACCGAAGAAGGCTGCAGCCGCAGCACCGCCGCCGTCGCCCCGCTTCACCCGTCACCGGAGCTCCTCGATGACGCCGTCGGGGATCTCCACGAAGAAGCGGGCACCAGCtggaaccctaaccctaaccctagaatcCAGCTCCTCCGCGGCATCGTCCATCTCTACCGCAGCCTCTCGCCGCCCTCAACCTCTtcatcgtcgtcctcctcctccaccaaccCCCAGGCTTCTTCCGAGTCCCTTCTCCCG GCTGTACGTGGCACGCTTCTCCTGATTCTAGCAGTTCCAAGCCGTCTCTCCCCGGAGGATCTCCTTCGCTTTTGTGGCTCCTACGTCGAACGTTCCTCCGCCATCCGGGTCATCAG GAATGATGGGATTGAAGATCGATACAGTGTGCTGGTTGAGTTTGATGATCAGAAAAGTGCTGACGGATTCTATCTTGATGTTAATGGATGGCGTTTCTCCACGGAG GGAGAAGTTTGTCACATTCTCTTTATAGATTCTGTGGAGTTCACCGAGTCCACAAAGATTGCAGGAACTCCCCCAGTTGGTTCCTCTGAGTTGCCTACATGCCCTGTCTGCATTG AGAGATTGGACCAAGACATCAGTGGGATTATTGCAACAACTTGTGACCACTCATTTCAATGCTCATGCATTTCAAAGTGGGTTAATTCTTCTTGCTCT GTGTGCCAATTTTGTCAGAAACATTCTGAAAAACCGACATGCTCAATTTGTGGGACACCACAAAATCTCTGGATCTGTGTGATCTGTGGTTTTGTTGGATGCGGAAG ATACAAAGAAGGTCATGCTATCAGGCACTGGAAAGATACTCAACATTGCTATTCTCTTGATTTGGAAACACAACGGGTTTGGGACTATGTTGGTGATAGATATGTCCATCGACTAAATCAATCTAGAAGTGATGATAAGCTGGCCAAGTTAAAGTCCAATAGCAGATATGTCGGTGAAAACTGCATCAATTGCGAATGCAGTGATGACCTTGGAAGTAGTGGAGCTATATTGAACAGTAAAGTTGATGTG ATTGTGGATGAATACAACCATCTACTTGCAGGTCAACTTGAAAGCCAGAGACAG TATTATGAAActctacttcaaaaggaaaaagaaaataggGAGAAGTACATTTCTGATGCTGTGGAAAAGGCTGTAAGTTTGAAGCTGCAAGATATCCAACTTAAAATTGGAAATGTTATGAGGGAGAAGAAAGCACTTTCTGAT ATCAATGAGAATCTTATGAAGAACCAGAATATTTGGCATGAAAAAATCAAGGAAGTTGAAGAAAG GGAGAGAACAACACTAAAGATAAAGGATGACAAGATCCGTGATCTGGAAGACGAG ATAAGAGATTTTATGGTTTTCATTGAGGCCCAAAAGACACTTAATGCTGTTGACACAGACAATATCCAAGGGGGTACATTGCTGCCCGTTCCTTTGCCGCAGTCATCTTCAGCTAAAACCAAAAAGTCATCAAAGATCAATAGAAAGAGGAATTAG